A DNA window from Leopardus geoffroyi isolate Oge1 chromosome A1, O.geoffroyi_Oge1_pat1.0, whole genome shotgun sequence contains the following coding sequences:
- the RBM22 gene encoding pre-mRNA-splicing factor RBM22 isoform X2, translating to MATSLGSNTYNRQNWEDADFPILCQTCLGENPYIRMTKEKYGKECKICARPFTVFRWCPGVRMRFKKTEVCQTCSKLKNVCQTCLLDLEYGLPIQVRDAGLSFKDDMPKSDVNKEYYTQNMEREISNSDGTRPVGMLGKATSTSDMLLKLARTTPYYKRNRPHICSFWVKGECKRGEECPYRHEKPTDPDDPLADQNIKDRYYGINDPVADKLLKRASTMPRLDPPEDKTITTLYVGGLGDTITETDLRNHFYQFGEIRTITVVQRQQCAFIQFATRQAAEVAAEKSFNKLIVNGRRLNVKWGRSQAARGKEKEKDGTTDSGIKLEPVPGLPGALPPPPAAEEEASANYFNLPPSGPPAVVNIALPPPPGIAPPPPPVSVVAECVQMWAVGERQPCFPTRVPRIDGPQISCH from the exons ATGGCGACTTCTCTGGGTTCCAACACCTACAACAGGCAGAACTGGGAGGATGCG GACTTCCCCATTTTGTGCCAGACATGTCTTGGAGAAAACCCATATATTCGAATG accAAAGAAAAGTATGGGAAGGAATGCAAA atcTGTGCCAGGCCATTCACAGTATTTCGCTGGTGCCCCGGTGTCCGCATGCGTTTCAAGAAGACTGAAGTGTGCCAAACCTGCAGTAAATTGAAGAATGTCTGTCAGACCTGCCTCTTGGACCTAGAATATG GCCTGCCCATCCAGGTTCGGGATGCAGGATTGTCTTTTAAGGATGATATGCCAAAGTCAGATGTCAACAAAGAATACTACACACAAAATATGGAGAGAGAG ATTTCTAACTCTGACGGAACACGGCCAGTTGGCATGTTGGGGAAAGCCACATCCACCAGTGACATGCTACTCAAACTAGCCCGGACCACACCCTACTACAAAAGGAATCGACCCCACATTTGCTCCTTCTGGGTAAAAGGAGAATGTAAGAGAGGAGAGGAGTGTCCATACAG GCATGAGAAGCCAACAGATCCGGATGACCCCCTTGCTGATCAGAACATTAAAGACCGATATTATGGGATCAATGACCCTGTGGCAGATAAGCTTCTAAAGCGGGCTTCAACAATGCCTCGTCTGGACCCACCAGAGGACAAGACTATCACCACGCTGTATGTTGGTGGTCTAGGCGATACCATTACTGAGACTGATCTAAG AAATCACTTCTACCAGTTTGGGGAGATCCGGACGATCACCGTCGTACAGAGACAGCAGTGTGCATTCATCCAGTTTGCCACGAGGCAGGCTGCAGAGGTGGCTGCAGAGAAGTCCTTTAATAAGTTGATTGTCAATGGCCGTAGACTCAACGTGAAATGGGGAAG GTCccaagcagccagaggaaaagaaaaagagaaggatggaACCACAGACTCTGGGATCAAGCTAGAGCCCGTTCCAGGACTGCCAGGAG cTCTTCCGCCTCCTCCTGCAGCCGAAGAAGAAGCCTCTGCCAACTACTTCAACCTACCCCCAAGTGGTCCTCCAGCCGTGGTGAACATAGCCCTGCCGCCACCCCCTGGTattgccccgcccccacccccag tTTCCGTGGTAGCTGAATGTGTTCAGATGTGGGCAGTCGGAGAACGACAGCCATGCTTTCCTACACGTGTTCCAAGGATTGATGGACCTCAAATAAGCTGCCATTAA
- the RBM22 gene encoding pre-mRNA-splicing factor RBM22 isoform X1: MATSLGSNTYNRQNWEDADFPILCQTCLGENPYIRMTKEKYGKECKICARPFTVFRWCPGVRMRFKKTEVCQTCSKLKNVCQTCLLDLEYGLPIQVRDAGLSFKDDMPKSDVNKEYYTQNMEREISNSDGTRPVGMLGKATSTSDMLLKLARTTPYYKRNRPHICSFWVKGECKRGEECPYRHEKPTDPDDPLADQNIKDRYYGINDPVADKLLKRASTMPRLDPPEDKTITTLYVGGLGDTITETDLRNHFYQFGEIRTITVVQRQQCAFIQFATRQAAEVAAEKSFNKLIVNGRRLNVKWGRSQAARGKEKEKDGTTDSGIKLEPVPGLPGALPPPPAAEEEASANYFNLPPSGPPAVVNIALPPPPGIAPPPPPGFGPHMFHPMGPPPPFMRAPGPIHYPSQDPQRMGAHAGKHSSP; encoded by the exons ATGGCGACTTCTCTGGGTTCCAACACCTACAACAGGCAGAACTGGGAGGATGCG GACTTCCCCATTTTGTGCCAGACATGTCTTGGAGAAAACCCATATATTCGAATG accAAAGAAAAGTATGGGAAGGAATGCAAA atcTGTGCCAGGCCATTCACAGTATTTCGCTGGTGCCCCGGTGTCCGCATGCGTTTCAAGAAGACTGAAGTGTGCCAAACCTGCAGTAAATTGAAGAATGTCTGTCAGACCTGCCTCTTGGACCTAGAATATG GCCTGCCCATCCAGGTTCGGGATGCAGGATTGTCTTTTAAGGATGATATGCCAAAGTCAGATGTCAACAAAGAATACTACACACAAAATATGGAGAGAGAG ATTTCTAACTCTGACGGAACACGGCCAGTTGGCATGTTGGGGAAAGCCACATCCACCAGTGACATGCTACTCAAACTAGCCCGGACCACACCCTACTACAAAAGGAATCGACCCCACATTTGCTCCTTCTGGGTAAAAGGAGAATGTAAGAGAGGAGAGGAGTGTCCATACAG GCATGAGAAGCCAACAGATCCGGATGACCCCCTTGCTGATCAGAACATTAAAGACCGATATTATGGGATCAATGACCCTGTGGCAGATAAGCTTCTAAAGCGGGCTTCAACAATGCCTCGTCTGGACCCACCAGAGGACAAGACTATCACCACGCTGTATGTTGGTGGTCTAGGCGATACCATTACTGAGACTGATCTAAG AAATCACTTCTACCAGTTTGGGGAGATCCGGACGATCACCGTCGTACAGAGACAGCAGTGTGCATTCATCCAGTTTGCCACGAGGCAGGCTGCAGAGGTGGCTGCAGAGAAGTCCTTTAATAAGTTGATTGTCAATGGCCGTAGACTCAACGTGAAATGGGGAAG GTCccaagcagccagaggaaaagaaaaagagaaggatggaACCACAGACTCTGGGATCAAGCTAGAGCCCGTTCCAGGACTGCCAGGAG cTCTTCCGCCTCCTCCTGCAGCCGAAGAAGAAGCCTCTGCCAACTACTTCAACCTACCCCCAAGTGGTCCTCCAGCCGTGGTGAACATAGCCCTGCCGCCACCCCCTGGTattgccccgcccccacccccag GTTTTGGGCCACACATGTTCCACCCAATGGGACCACCCCCTCCTTTCATGAGGGCTCCAGGACCAATCCACTATCCTTCTCAGGACCCTCAGAGGATGGGAGCTCATGCTGGGAAACACAGCAGTCCCTAG